ATTCGGATCCTGGCGTATGGTGTGCGCCGGAGAGCTGGACGGCCGCCAGGCTCTCGGCAATGGCCTGCAGGCCTGCGGACCCGGAGTATTCCTCTGCCGCTGGTTCGGGCGCCGAGGGAGAATGCAGGAACGCAGGTTCTCCCGCGGGATCGAGGAAACGCAGGGCGTAGCTGCGTTCCGCCAGGTGTGCGCTGACCGACATTGCGGCTGTGACCGCCCACTCGAACGTGTCGCTGGTCACCAGCTCGTGCCCGTCCTCACCGGAGGTGGCGGAAAAGGCCGCACCCGGTCCGCGCGCGAAAGCCGCCCACCGGTGGTCCAGGATGATGGTGGCCTCCGGGGTGGTAACGGATTCCTCCTGCCGCACCATCAGTGCACCGTGCCTCGCCGTGGCGGCCCAGTGCACCCGGCGCATTGGATCCCCGTGGCGGTACTCGCGGGTCATGACGTCGTCATCGCTCGGATTGGCCCGGATCCGCGTGGCAGTGACGCCGTCATTGCCGCGTGCGCCGGCAAGCCCCGTCGCGGGGAGTTCGACGGCGGCGGGCGTCACCGTCAGTGTGTCGCCGTCGTCAATCGCGTGGCGGTGCAGGGAGAGACCGAAGGGGTCGGTGAATTCGGCCGTCACCGGGCCGATCACAAACTGGCCCCGCTTTCCGGACCGGAGGTGGTACTCATAGCGGCTGGTTCCGCCGATGGCCGAGCGGGACGGGAACCGGAACGCCGGCGATTCGCCGAACCGCGAGGGAAGGCGTTCCTCCATGATCACTTGCCCGGTGGCTGCGCCGGTGCGGGCCACGGCAAGCCGCACGGTGGTGGTCGAGGAGGTTTCCACGCTGGCGGGGCTGAACTCCCGGTACACCTTGAACCGGGGTTTGAGGATGCGGATCCCTGCGAGGGAGACCATCGGGAGGACTATCAGAAGGATGCCGAGCGTGAGCAGGTCCCGGCGGCCCATGACCTGCGCCAACAGCAGCGATACCACGCCGGCAGCCAGCAACCCCCAGCCGCGGGTGCTGAAGAGGTGTCCCGGGAGCTTGTCCGTGAGGGCCATCGTGGCGGCTTCGGCTAGCGCGGGTGCCGCTGGTCCGGGCCGCTGCGCGGGTTGCCGGTCCGGGATGGTGCCGCGGACATCTCCTGCGGCACCGGAAGCTTCGCCAGGATGCCGCGGATGACGCTGTGCGGAGTTTCCCCCATGCCTGCGGCCTTGCGGTCAAGGATGATTCTGTGGGCCAGCACGGATTCGGCCACACTGACGACGTCGTCCGGGAGCACGAAGTCCCGGCCCTCCAGCGCCGCGGTGGCCTTCGCTGCCCGCAGTAGCTGGAGCATGGACCGGGGACTTGCACCGAGACGAAGCATGGCACTTTCCCGGGTGGCGCGTCCCAGTGACACCGTGTACTCCTTGACGGCCAGCGAGACGTACACCCGCTGGACGGTGGCGATCATGGCGGCCACATCGGCCGAGGTGACGACGGCGGTGACCCTGGTCAGCGGAGACGTCGCCTGGTGTGTCTCCAGCATCTCAATCTCCGAGTCCTTGTCCGGGTAGCCCATGGAGATCCGGGCCATGAACCTGTCCCGCTGGGCTTCCGGCAGCGGGTAGGTCCCTTCCATCTCAATGGGGTTCTGGGTGGCTACCACCATAAAAGGCTCATCCAGCTTGTAGGAGTCACCGTCCACAGTGACCTGGTGCTCCTCCATGCACTCCAACAGCGCGGACTGGGTCTTTGCGGAGGCCCGGTTGATCTCGTCCCCGATGACAATGTTCGCGAACACGGCGCCCGGCCTGAATTCGAACAGCCGCGAGGCCTGGTTGTAAATGGACACACCCGTGACGTCGGAGGGCAGGAGGTCCGGGGTGAACTGGATCCTGCTGACCGAACAGTCGATGGTGCGGGCGAGCGTCTTGGCAAGCAGCGTTTTTCCCACGCCGGGAACATCCTCGAGGAGCAGGTGCCCCTGGGCAAGGAGAACCGTGAGGGCAAGTTTCGCGGCTTCCGCCTTGCCGTCGATCACGGTGTTGATGGCCGACAGGATGCGCTCGCTGGCGGCGTGGAAGGCTTCTGCGTCCATGGCCGGCGGCCGGGTTCCGTTTAGTGGGTTTCCCACCACTCCAGCACCGTCGGGGAAGACCTGCCCGTCCGGGAGGGCTTCGTCTACTGTCGTGCGTCTGTGGGAGTCCATCGGCAGCCTTTCAGACCTCGGGAAAGCCTGGCACGGGTTGGCAGGAAGTGCCGGCGCCCGCCGTCGGGCGTTCGCCCGTATGCCACCAGACTACTAACACAACTGCCGGAGCAGACAGAGAGTTCCGGTATTTCCCGGCGGGATCGGGAATGCCCGGGCAGCTAGGGTGGAAGGATGAACACCCCGTTGACGCCAGCCCCGTTTCGCGTGCCCGGAAGCGACGGCTCCGGGCGGCACGGCTATCCGCCCGCTCCGGAGCCGCTGCCCGTCCCGGTCATGGACAACCACACGCACCTGGACTTCCCGAACAGCGACGTGACAGTGGACGTGGCGGCCGCCCTGGACGTCGCCTCGTCAGTGGGTGTCCAGGGAGCCGTGCAGGTTGGCTGCGACCTGGAGTCCTCGCGGTTCACGGTGCAGGCCGTGGACGTGGACCCCCGGCTGCTCGGTGCGGTGGCCATCCATCCCAACGATGCACCGGATTATGCCGCCCGCGGGGAGCTGGAGGCCGCCCTGGCCGAGATTGAGGCACTGGCTGCCCACCCCAGGATCCGTGCCATTGGCGAGACCGGCCTTGATTTTTTCCGCACGGAGGGGGAGGGGCTGCAGCACCAGCGGTACTCGTTCCGCCGCCACATCGACATCGCCAAGCGCCTCGGGCTGACGCTGCAGATCCATGACCGGGACGCCCACGACGATGTTGTCCAGGTCCTGCGGGAAGAAGGGCCCCCGGACCGGGTGGTGTTCCATTGCTTCTCCGGGGACGAACAGCTGGCCCGGACGTGCAACAACGAAGGCTGGTACATGTCCTTCGCCGGTACTGTGACGTTCAAGAATGCGGCCAACCTGCGCGCGGCGATCGCCATTGCGGACCCTGCCCGCGTGCTCGTGGAAACGGACGCGCCCTTCCTGACCCCGCATCCGTTCCGCGGCCGCCCTAACGCCAGTTACCTGATTCCGCACACGGTCCGGGCCATGGCCGACTTGACAGGCACCGAGTTGTCCCGGCTTTGCGCCCAAATCGCCGAAAATTCCGTGCGGGCATACGGATCCTGGGACTGACAGGGGGTCCGCTCAGCCGATCGTCAGGAATACCAGGTATGCACCAAATCTTGGATGCTTTATAACGCTTCGGTTACAGTGGAAAACTATTAGCCGGGGTCGGGGAAGGCCTTCGGATAATTTCGCTCAGTTCCAGGTCCGTCTCACCGCGGGTCCGGTGAGTCCTGAGTGTGGCGGCGCACACGTCTGCTGCAAACAGCCGGACCGTGTCCGGAGTTGCCCTGAGGGTGTTTGCGTCGGTGGCTGATGTGCGTTTTTCCCCGTGCCCGGATGGTCCTAGAGTTACGGGCAATCGTGGTCAAGTTCTTCACTTCGGACGGTAAGTTCAGTTTCGTCAAGGTCGGTGCCCAGCTGGTTGTGCTCTCTGCACTCGTGCTGGGCCTGGTGGCCTTCGTAGGCAACAACAAAACAGTCACCCTGAATGTGGACGGGAAAGTCAGCTCCGTCCAGACGTTCGGCGGGACGGTAGGCCAAGTGGTCAAAAGTGCCAAGGTGGAGCTGCAGGCCGCGGACCGGGTTTCCCCGTCGGCGGACGCCCGCGTGGAGGATGGCTCGGTCATCAACGTCAATCTCGCCAAGGCAGTGAAGATCAGCCTCGACGGCGCTGAGAAGACGATCAACACAACCTCTGCCAACGTCGAAGGACTGGTCACCGAACTCGGCGTTGCCAGTGCCTCGGAAGTCTCCGCGCCAAAGGACGCCCAGCTGGCCGTCTCCGGTTCGTTTGTGGCCATCTCCACGCCCAAGACCGTCAGCATCCTGGCGGACGGCAAGGCGTCGAAGACAACCACCACGGCTTCAACCGTGGCGGAGGTCCTCAAGGACGCCGGAGTGACCGTGGGTGCCGGTGACCGGCTTTCCCAGCCGCGCAACGCGCACGTCGTCAATGACATGGCGATCAAGGTCTCCCGGGTGGATTCCTCCAAGACTGCCGCAACCTCCGAAGAGGTTCCCTTCGAGACCCTGAGTTCCGAAAGCGCCGACCTGTTCGTCGGCGAGAAGAAGGTCACCCAGGCCGGTGTCCCCGGCAAGGTGGACAAGAACTTCAAGCTGGTGCTGGTGGATGGCCGGGAAGCCTCCCGGACCCTCGTCTCCGAGACCGTCTCCGTCCAGCCGGTGACTGAAAAGGTCTCGGTCGGGACCAAGGAAAAGCCCAAGGCCGAAGCTGCCGGTGCGAACACCGGTGCAGCCGCCCCCGCCATGATGAATGAAGCCATGTGGGACAAGATCGCGCAGTGCGAATCCACCGGCAACTGGTCCATCAACTCCGGCAACGGCTACTACGGCGGTCTGCAGTTCGACATCCAGACCTGGCTCGGTGCCGGAGGCGGCGCCTACGCTCCCAACGCCAGCCTTGCCACCAAGGCCCAGCAGATCGACATCGCCAACCGCGTTTACGCGCAGCGCGGCCTCTCCCCCTGGGGCTGCGGCTGGGCAGCGACCAGCTAACGGTCTTTACAGCGAGCAGTTCCTCCCGCTAACAGCCGAGGTGGTTGACCACCGCCGCAGGCGGAGTGTAGGCCGGGTCCGGATTACCGGACCCGGCCTTTGCCGTACCCCGCCCCGGCTCTGGTCAGGGCGCTTCACAGGCGCCGCCGCGGAAGGCCAACGGGATAGGATACCTAGGTGACTAAACCGATCCCCGCCGCCTCCGGCACCGCGCCCGCAGCACTGTTTGGCGCCTCCGATGTCCGCCGGCTCGCCGAGGAGATCGGAGTCCGTCCCACGAAGACACTGGGCCAGAACTTCGTCATCGATGGCAATACCATCCGCCGGATCGTGGCCGCCGCGGACATCCACGCCGATGAGACCGTCCTGGAGGTCGGTCCGGGACTGGGTTCGCTGACGCTGGGATTGCTGGACGCCGCAAAGTCCGTGGTCGCCGTCGAAATCGATCCGGTCCTTGCCGCCAAGCTCCCGGGTACTGTGCAGCAATGGCGGCCCGGCGCCGCCAAGGATTTCCATCTGGTGCTGGCGGATGCCATGAAGGTCACTGAACTGCCCGTGGAACCGACCGCCCTCGTGGCAAACCTCCCGTACAACGTGGCGGTGCCGGTAGTGCTCCATCTCCTGCAGCACTTCCCGAGCCTGCGGCACGGACTGGTGATGGTGCAGGACGAGGTGGCGGACCGGCTTGCCGCCGGCCCCGGCTCCAAGACCTACGGCGTGCCCTCGGTGAAGGCAGCCTGGTACAGCAGCATGCGCAAGGCCGGCGTGATCGGCATGAACGTCTTTTGGCCGGCACCCAAGATCCACTCGGGCCTAGTTGCCTTCACCCGCCGTGAGCCGCCGGTTACTTCGGCAACCCGCGAACAGGTTTTCGCCGTCATCGACGCCGCTTTCGCCCAGCGCAGGAAGACCCTGAGGGCTGCCCTGGCAGGATGGGCCGGAAGCGCCGCGGAGGCCGAACAGTGCCTGCTGGCTGCGGGCGTGGATCCCACCGCCCGTGGTGAAGTGATCGATATCGCAGCGTTCGCACGGATAGCCGAAGCCCGCCAGGACCGGCAGGCTTGAGGCTGGGGCCGCTGCCGTTCGCGGTGACGCCTTGAGCGCGCATGCTTGGAGCCTGACGCTGCCATGCCATAGCTTGGACTCATGAACGCAGTGAGAGGGCGCTTTGCCGCGAGGACGGTCCGGGTCAAGGCTCCCGGCAAAATCAACGTCTCGCTGGATGTAGGCCCGCTGCGTGAGGACGGCTACCATTCCGTGGCCAGCGTCTACCTGGCGGTGTCCCTGTACGAGGAAGTCGCCGCCACCAGCACTGCCACGGAAGGGATCACGGTCAGCATCAGTCCGGCCAGCACACTGGACCTTTCCGACGTGGACATCCCGCTGGACGAACGGAACCTGGCCTACAAGGCGGCCGCCATCATGGCCGACGTCTCCGAGCACTCAACGGGCGTCCATCTGGAAATCACCAAGCGGGTCCCGGTGGCCGGCGGCATGGGCGGAGGTTCAGCCGACGCGGCAGCCACTCTGCTCGCCTGCGACGCCCTCTGGAACAGCGGGCTGTCCCGCGACGAGCTCGCCCACTTGGCCGCAGAGCTCGGCGCGGACGTACCGTTTGCGCTCCTTGGGGGCACCGCCGTCGGACTGGGCGTGGGTGATGAGTTGTCGCCGGCGCTGGCGAAGGCACAGATGGACTGGGTGCTGGTCACTGCGGACTACGGGCTGTCCACGCCGGAGGTCTTCCGGACCCTGGACCGGCTCCGCCTCGCCGAAGGTCTCACAGTGGACGAACCCGCCGCCGTCGATCCAAAGATCCTGCAGGCGCTGCGCAGCGGCGACGCCGACGCCCTCAGCCGCGTCCTGGTCAACGACCTCCAGCGCGCCTCCATTGAGCTTGCGCCGGGGCTGCGCGATACCCTTGGACTTGGCGAATCGTGCGGAGCCATCGCCGGGCTAGTGTCAGGCTCAGGCCCCACGGTGGCTCTGCTCACCCACAGTCCTGAGGCGGCAGCCGGCCTTGCGGAAGACCTCGGCCATCACGGCCTCAATGCCCTGGCCGTCCACGGTCCGGTGCCCGGAGCGCGCATCATCTCCGATACGCTCCTTTAGTACTTTTAACGAATTTCCACCGAAGAAAGCAGTTCCCAGTGGCTCACCTGCTCGGCGGCGAGAACCTCACGGTCTCGTATGCAACCCGCACCGTCCTCGACGGCGTTACCCTCGGCCTTGAGGAGGGCGACCGGATCGGTATGGTGGGCCGCAACGGCGACGGCAAGTCCACCCTCATGCGCTTGCTGGCGATGCGCGCCACCCCTGATTCGGGGCGGGTGACCAAGCGCAGCGAGGTCAACATCGGTTACCTCGACCAGAGCGACGTGCTCGACGGCGACCTGACGGTTGGTGCCGCCATCGTTGGCGACCAGGCGGACTACGAATGGGCCCGCAACCCGCAGATCCGCGAGGTCATGGGCGGCCTGGTATCCGACGTCGACTGGCACGCGAACGTGCACGCGCTGTCCGGCGGGCAGAAACGCCGCGTTGCGCTGGCGAAGCTGCTGATCGAAGACCATGACGTCATCATGCTCGATGAGCCCACCAACCACCTCGACGTCGAAGGCGTCGCCTGGCTGTCCCGCCACCTGAAGACCCGCTGGCGGCCCAACCAGGGCGCCTTCCTGGTGGTCACCCACGACCGCTGGTTCCTCGACGAAGTCTGCAACAAGACCTGGGAAATCCACGACGGAATCATGGACCCGTTCGAAGGCGGCTACGCGGCCTACGTCCTGGCCCGTGCCGAACGGGACCGCTCGGCGTCCGTGATGGAAGGCAAACGCCAGCAGCTCGTCAAAAAGGAGCTCGCCTGGCTGCGCCGCGGTGCCCCGGCACGGACGGCCAAACCGAAGTTCCGCATCGAAGCAGCCAACGCGCTGATCGCCGACGTCCCGGAACCGCGTGATTCGATGGCGCTGAGCAAGATGGCCACCGCGCGCCTCGGCAAGGACGTGTTGGACCTTGAACACGTTTCGCTGGACTTCCTTGGCGGCGCGCCCGGGCAGAAACTCTTCGACAACATCACCCTGCGGCTCGCGCCGGGGGAGCGGCTCGGGCTGGTCGGCGTCAACGGCGCCGGCAAGACCACCCTGCTGAAGCTCCTCAACGGCGAAATCCAGCCCACCTCGGGCAAGCTCAAGCGCGGCAAGACGGTTGTCACCGCTGTTCTGACCCAGGAGGTCAAGGAGCTGGACGACGTCAAGGACCTGCGCGTCATCGAAGTGATCGAGCGCGAAAAGCGGTCCTTCAACGTTGGCGGCAAGGAATTCAGTGCCGGCCAGCTGGTGGAACAGCTCGGCTTCACCAACGAGAAGCAATGGACCCCGGTCAAGGACCTCTCAGGTGGCGAACGCCGCCGCCTCCAGCTCCTGCGCCTGCTCGTGGGCGAGCCCAACGTGCTGATGCTCGATGAGCCCACCAACGACCTCGATACCGACACCCTAGCCGCCGTCGAAGACGTCCTGGACGGCTGGCCGGGCACGCTCGTTGTGGTGAGCCACGACCGCTACCTGCTGGAGCGCGTCACCGACCACCAGATGGCGCTGCTGGGCGACGGCAAGATCCGGGCGCTGCCCCGCGGCGTCGACCAGTACCTGGAACTGCGGGAAGCGGCCCTGGCCGGTTCCACCATCACCGGCGGCGGCAACCCCGTCACCGCCGCCAGCGGCAGTGCAGCCCCCGCCACCAGCGGCCCGTCCGAGGCCGAGAAGCGGGACGCCCGCAAGGCTAAGAACCGGATTGACCGCCAGCTGGGCAAGCTGACGCAGCAGGAAGAAAAAATCCACGCCCAGATGGTCAAGAGCACGTCCGACAACGACTTCGACGCCATGGCCGAACTCAACAAGAAGCTCAAGACCCTGGCCGAAGAACGCGAAGCCCTGGAACTCGAATGGCTCGAAGCCCTGGAAGTCCTCGGGGAGTAGCAGCCGGGCAGTAAACCTAGTCCTCGCTGCGAAGCTCCGGGTCCTTCTGCAGGCCCGTGAGACCGTTCCAGGCGAGGTTCACCAGGTGGGCGGCCACGGCGCGTTTGTCCGGGGTCCTGCTGTCCAGCCACCACTGGCCCGTCATGGCCACCATGCCCACGAGCATCTGCGCGTACATGGCGCCGTCGGCCGCACTGAAACCGCGGCGGGCGAACTCGTCGGACAGGATGTGCTCCACCCGGGCAGTCACGTGGGAGAGCAAGGTGGAAAACGCGCCTTCGGGCTGGGACGGCGGGGCGTCACGCATGAGGATCCGGAACCCGTCGGTGCGTTCCTCGATGTAGGTCAGCAGGGCCAGTGCGGCGCGCTCCACCTGGACCCGCGGCTTGGCTTCGTCCGTGAGGGCGTCGTTGATGGCTGCCAGCAGGATTCGGAACTCGTACTCCACCACCTGGGTGTAGAGGCCTTCCTTGGACCCGAAGTGCTCATAGATCACGGGTTTCGACACACCGGCAGCAGCGGCGACCTCTTCGATCGTGGTGCCGTCAAGGCCCCTGATGGCGAAAAGCCCGCGTCCGATGTCGATCAGCTGTGAGCGCCGCTGCGCCCCGGTCATCCGGGCCCTGGGCACGTACCCTGGAGCCCTGACGGGCCTGCCTGGATGGTTTCCCGCACCATCGGGCGCACCGTTGATCTTGCTCACCGTCCAATCATGCCTTAATGGACGCTGGGACTACCGAGTCGCACGTGCGCCAACCTTCGTGGCAGAATTGGTTCTCGTGCCGCCGGGCTAAGGGCCCGGGCACGGTCCGCTCTGGTGTAATGGCAGCACCCCGGCCTTTGGAGCCGTGGAGTATAGGTTCGAATCCTATGGGCGGAACAGCCGCTGTGGACGGGTCCTGCATCCGGAACAGGCAGGCGAAGGTGTGAAAGTGCGCGCAACTGAGATCCACCAAGCAAGGAGAGCCTGTACGTGAGCCCCGAGACAACCGGCCCCGCTGCCGTCATCGTCCTAGCTGCAGGTGCCGGCACCCGGATGAAGTCGCGTACCCCCAAGATCCTCCATGAAATCGGCGGCCTGTCGCTTGTGGGCCATGCCCTGCGTGCCGCCCGCACCATCGATCCCCGGCAGCTGGCAATTGTCGTCCGGCACGAACGCGACCTCGTGGCAGCCCACGTGTCCGGGCTCGATCCGGCAGCCCTGATAGTGGACCAGGACGAAGTGCCCGGCACCGGCCGCGCGGTGCAGGCGGCACTGGAGGCCCTCGACGCCAAAGGTCCGCTGAGCGGCACAGTTGTGGTTACCTACGGA
Above is a window of Arthrobacter sp. FB24 DNA encoding:
- a CDS encoding DUF58 domain-containing protein codes for the protein MALTDKLPGHLFSTRGWGLLAAGVVSLLLAQVMGRRDLLTLGILLIVLPMVSLAGIRILKPRFKVYREFSPASVETSSTTTVRLAVARTGAATGQVIMEERLPSRFGESPAFRFPSRSAIGGTSRYEYHLRSGKRGQFVIGPVTAEFTDPFGLSLHRHAIDDGDTLTVTPAAVELPATGLAGARGNDGVTATRIRANPSDDDVMTREYRHGDPMRRVHWAATARHGALMVRQEESVTTPEATIILDHRWAAFARGPGAAFSATSGEDGHELVTSDTFEWAVTAAMSVSAHLAERSYALRFLDPAGEPAFLHSPSAPEPAAEEYSGSAGLQAIAESLAAVQLSGAHHTPGSESGPRPFDDRLLDKLSAHRQRGPIMAILGHLQPAEARALSTAAGFGANAFAIVVTEHPGDCQAALESLRSGGWRAVAVSPATSVPAAWSYFDQRDAAAATAAADVRRGTGVRR
- a CDS encoding AAA family ATPase; amino-acid sequence: MDSHRRTTVDEALPDGQVFPDGAGVVGNPLNGTRPPAMDAEAFHAASERILSAINTVIDGKAEAAKLALTVLLAQGHLLLEDVPGVGKTLLAKTLARTIDCSVSRIQFTPDLLPSDVTGVSIYNQASRLFEFRPGAVFANIVIGDEINRASAKTQSALLECMEEHQVTVDGDSYKLDEPFMVVATQNPIEMEGTYPLPEAQRDRFMARISMGYPDKDSEIEMLETHQATSPLTRVTAVVTSADVAAMIATVQRVYVSLAVKEYTVSLGRATRESAMLRLGASPRSMLQLLRAAKATAALEGRDFVLPDDVVSVAESVLAHRIILDRKAAGMGETPHSVIRGILAKLPVPQEMSAAPSRTGNPRSGPDQRHPR
- a CDS encoding TatD family hydrolase, which gives rise to MNTPLTPAPFRVPGSDGSGRHGYPPAPEPLPVPVMDNHTHLDFPNSDVTVDVAAALDVASSVGVQGAVQVGCDLESSRFTVQAVDVDPRLLGAVAIHPNDAPDYAARGELEAALAEIEALAAHPRIRAIGETGLDFFRTEGEGLQHQRYSFRRHIDIAKRLGLTLQIHDRDAHDDVVQVLREEGPPDRVVFHCFSGDEQLARTCNNEGWYMSFAGTVTFKNAANLRAAIAIADPARVLVETDAPFLTPHPFRGRPNASYLIPHTVRAMADLTGTELSRLCAQIAENSVRAYGSWD
- a CDS encoding resuscitation-promoting factor; translated protein: MVLELRAIVVKFFTSDGKFSFVKVGAQLVVLSALVLGLVAFVGNNKTVTLNVDGKVSSVQTFGGTVGQVVKSAKVELQAADRVSPSADARVEDGSVINVNLAKAVKISLDGAEKTINTTSANVEGLVTELGVASASEVSAPKDAQLAVSGSFVAISTPKTVSILADGKASKTTTTASTVAEVLKDAGVTVGAGDRLSQPRNAHVVNDMAIKVSRVDSSKTAATSEEVPFETLSSESADLFVGEKKVTQAGVPGKVDKNFKLVLVDGREASRTLVSETVSVQPVTEKVSVGTKEKPKAEAAGANTGAAAPAMMNEAMWDKIAQCESTGNWSINSGNGYYGGLQFDIQTWLGAGGGAYAPNASLATKAQQIDIANRVYAQRGLSPWGCGWAATS
- the rsmA gene encoding 16S rRNA (adenine(1518)-N(6)/adenine(1519)-N(6))-dimethyltransferase RsmA, whose translation is MTKPIPAASGTAPAALFGASDVRRLAEEIGVRPTKTLGQNFVIDGNTIRRIVAAADIHADETVLEVGPGLGSLTLGLLDAAKSVVAVEIDPVLAAKLPGTVQQWRPGAAKDFHLVLADAMKVTELPVEPTALVANLPYNVAVPVVLHLLQHFPSLRHGLVMVQDEVADRLAAGPGSKTYGVPSVKAAWYSSMRKAGVIGMNVFWPAPKIHSGLVAFTRREPPVTSATREQVFAVIDAAFAQRRKTLRAALAGWAGSAAEAEQCLLAAGVDPTARGEVIDIAAFARIAEARQDRQA
- a CDS encoding 4-(cytidine 5'-diphospho)-2-C-methyl-D-erythritol kinase, which encodes MNAVRGRFAARTVRVKAPGKINVSLDVGPLREDGYHSVASVYLAVSLYEEVAATSTATEGITVSISPASTLDLSDVDIPLDERNLAYKAAAIMADVSEHSTGVHLEITKRVPVAGGMGGGSADAAATLLACDALWNSGLSRDELAHLAAELGADVPFALLGGTAVGLGVGDELSPALAKAQMDWVLVTADYGLSTPEVFRTLDRLRLAEGLTVDEPAAVDPKILQALRSGDADALSRVLVNDLQRASIELAPGLRDTLGLGESCGAIAGLVSGSGPTVALLTHSPEAAAGLAEDLGHHGLNALAVHGPVPGARIISDTLL
- a CDS encoding ABC-F family ATP-binding cassette domain-containing protein, giving the protein MAHLLGGENLTVSYATRTVLDGVTLGLEEGDRIGMVGRNGDGKSTLMRLLAMRATPDSGRVTKRSEVNIGYLDQSDVLDGDLTVGAAIVGDQADYEWARNPQIREVMGGLVSDVDWHANVHALSGGQKRRVALAKLLIEDHDVIMLDEPTNHLDVEGVAWLSRHLKTRWRPNQGAFLVVTHDRWFLDEVCNKTWEIHDGIMDPFEGGYAAYVLARAERDRSASVMEGKRQQLVKKELAWLRRGAPARTAKPKFRIEAANALIADVPEPRDSMALSKMATARLGKDVLDLEHVSLDFLGGAPGQKLFDNITLRLAPGERLGLVGVNGAGKTTLLKLLNGEIQPTSGKLKRGKTVVTAVLTQEVKELDDVKDLRVIEVIEREKRSFNVGGKEFSAGQLVEQLGFTNEKQWTPVKDLSGGERRRLQLLRLLVGEPNVLMLDEPTNDLDTDTLAAVEDVLDGWPGTLVVVSHDRYLLERVTDHQMALLGDGKIRALPRGVDQYLELREAALAGSTITGGGNPVTAASGSAAPATSGPSEAEKRDARKAKNRIDRQLGKLTQQEEKIHAQMVKSTSDNDFDAMAELNKKLKTLAEEREALELEWLEALEVLGE
- a CDS encoding TetR/AcrR family transcriptional regulator translates to MTGAQRRSQLIDIGRGLFAIRGLDGTTIEEVAAAAGVSKPVIYEHFGSKEGLYTQVVEYEFRILLAAINDALTDEAKPRVQVERAALALLTYIEERTDGFRILMRDAPPSQPEGAFSTLLSHVTARVEHILSDEFARRGFSAADGAMYAQMLVGMVAMTGQWWLDSRTPDKRAVAAHLVNLAWNGLTGLQKDPELRSED